In the Candidatus Thorarchaeota archaeon genome, one interval contains:
- a CDS encoding ABC transporter ATP-binding protein: MGEGNSSASRYMLSGLIRHKAAITLATVITVVSAFLTTYPSVLLGDAVDELTTGSITPRFTFLVWVIVLLGIAYLALYFIVGYVWATVTLGWERDARQEFFEALQDYSMTFHDQVDSKRLLSVAMQDINWVRMSLNPALRNLMFSMASFGLTGVLLAGVDLTPGLMGTLSIPAFILPSPFGWLSLGPIPIPVFTLLIVIGTPLYLILAYRYADAVESVRRERSEDMEQLTSISQSVFRGIEVVRAFGAEAREKEKFSTASKEYQHKATKEGRLAAFYLPSLVLTGVTALAFTYGGYAVMQGTLTVGTLTQVLTLLVGLQGFNFMLPRMLLMIRGGYVNAKRIVDLLSWRDPMTEPEDEEVAVNWSGDIVFDNVSFTYENGGGDKSHYALRDFSLRIPGGSRVALIGGPGGGKSTILKLLMRLYDPTAGSITIDGVDLRRFRTKTVRSNVGLVEQDIFLFRDSVKNNIAFGRSDASMDEIVTAAKRAQAHEFIVELPNQYDSVIGERGMTLSGGQKQRIAIARAIVQDPRILLLDDSVSAVDANTEYLLRKALDEVMVNRTSITVTQRLRTLIESDLIVIVDKGRLVASGTHEELIGSSEHYCRIFQRLPGAQDMLKRSVSHGGVC, from the coding sequence TTGGGAGAAGGTAACAGTTCAGCGTCACGCTACATGTTGAGTGGCCTCATTCGGCACAAGGCGGCAATCACACTTGCCACTGTGATCACTGTAGTATCAGCGTTTCTGACCACATACCCCAGTGTGCTCTTGGGGGATGCAGTTGACGAACTCACCACGGGTAGCATTACCCCACGATTCACATTTCTTGTGTGGGTAATTGTACTTCTCGGGATAGCATACTTAGCACTGTACTTCATTGTCGGGTATGTCTGGGCCACGGTCACCCTTGGGTGGGAGAGAGATGCGCGTCAGGAGTTCTTCGAAGCGCTTCAGGACTACAGCATGACGTTTCACGACCAGGTTGACAGCAAGCGTCTGCTGTCTGTTGCCATGCAAGACATCAACTGGGTGCGGATGTCACTCAACCCTGCTCTCAGAAACCTAATGTTCAGTATGGCCTCCTTCGGTCTGACAGGGGTCCTGCTGGCAGGGGTGGACCTGACACCGGGTCTGATGGGCACACTCTCCATCCCTGCATTCATCCTTCCTTCACCATTCGGGTGGTTGTCACTCGGACCCATTCCTATACCTGTCTTCACGCTCCTGATTGTAATCGGCACTCCACTCTATCTGATACTCGCCTACAGATATGCTGACGCGGTCGAGTCTGTCAGAAGAGAGCGGTCTGAGGACATGGAGCAATTGACATCTATCTCGCAGAGCGTCTTCAGAGGCATCGAGGTGGTGCGCGCATTTGGTGCTGAGGCTCGCGAGAAAGAGAAATTCAGCACAGCAAGCAAGGAGTACCAACACAAGGCCACGAAGGAGGGAAGGCTTGCTGCCTTCTACTTGCCCTCGCTGGTCCTGACAGGAGTGACTGCTCTCGCCTTCACCTACGGCGGCTATGCGGTCATGCAGGGGACACTGACCGTAGGCACGCTGACACAGGTGTTGACACTACTTGTGGGACTGCAGGGATTCAACTTCATGCTTCCGAGAATGCTCCTGATGATTCGAGGAGGATATGTCAATGCAAAGAGGATAGTGGACCTGCTGAGTTGGCGGGACCCGATGACAGAGCCAGAAGATGAGGAGGTGGCGGTCAACTGGTCTGGCGACATTGTCTTCGACAACGTGTCATTCACCTATGAGAACGGCGGCGGCGACAAGAGCCACTACGCACTGAGGGACTTCAGTCTGAGGATTCCCGGCGGGTCACGTGTTGCATTGATAGGTGGCCCCGGTGGCGGCAAGAGCACCATTCTCAAGTTACTCATGCGTCTCTATGACCCGACGGCGGGCTCGATCACGATAGACGGGGTCGACCTGAGGCGATTCAGGACCAAGACTGTTCGAAGTAATGTTGGACTTGTGGAGCAGGACATCTTCTTGTTCAGGGACAGTGTCAAGAACAACATCGCCTTTGGTCGATCAGATGCTTCAATGGATGAGATTGTCACTGCTGCGAAGAGGGCGCAGGCACACGAGTTTATCGTAGAGCTTCCAAACCAGTATGACTCGGTGATAGGCGAGAGAGGCATGACTCTGAGTGGCGGCCAGAAACAGAGGATTGCCATAGCCCGCGCCATAGTCCAAGACCCGCGCATACTGCTTCTTGATGACTCGGTGAGTGCAGTCGATGCAAACACGGAGTATCTTCTCAGAAAGGCCCTCGATGAAGTGATGGTCAATCGAACGAGCATCACTGTCACTCAGAGACTCCGAACACTCATTGAATCGGATCTGATTGTGATTGTTGACAAGGGTCGTCTTGTTGCATCAGGCACGCACGAGGAACTCATTGGATCTTCTGAACACTACTGCAGGATATTCCAGAGACTGCCCGGAGCACAGGACATGCTGAAGCGCTCCGTTTCGCATGGAGGTGTGTGCTGA
- a CDS encoding helix-turn-helix transcriptional regulator: MPQHVPRGLLRLIVLKLLEKQELSGTQIMAALDARSGGIWKPSPGSVYPVLEELRRCAMIESASIDGRTKTYRITKEGRLHLETITGKRRDRLADGAKMGPEFWFFLLEPQDRVSLRVFHMRNGVRSMKEDIRYLGTTEKEVLLGDLREIRADLDSVIELVRR; the protein is encoded by the coding sequence ATGCCGCAGCACGTTCCGCGGGGGCTGCTTCGGCTGATTGTGCTGAAGCTCCTTGAGAAGCAGGAGTTGTCCGGCACACAGATTATGGCCGCACTAGATGCGAGAAGTGGGGGGATTTGGAAGCCGAGTCCCGGTTCTGTCTATCCAGTGCTTGAGGAACTCCGCAGATGCGCCATGATTGAGAGCGCAAGCATAGATGGCCGCACAAAGACCTATCGCATCACAAAGGAAGGTCGTCTTCACCTGGAGACAATCACTGGCAAGAGAAGAGACCGACTTGCAGATGGAGCCAAGATGGGACCTGAGTTCTGGTTCTTCCTTCTGGAGCCACAAGACCGGGTGAGTCTGAGAGTGTTCCACATGCGGAACGGTGTGAGATCAATGAAAGAGGACATCCGATATCTTGGCACGACAGAGAAAGAGGTACTCCTCGGGGACCTCCGGGAGATTCGGGCGGACCTGGACTCTGTCATCGAGCTTGTGCGAAGGTGA